DNA sequence from the Streptomyces canus genome:
CAGTCCCGGGCGCCCGACGTCCTCGACCTCGGCAGCTCCTTCGCCCTCAGCGCCGCCCAGCAGGGCCTGCTCGCGCCGTACAAGGTGGCGTCCTACGGCGACATCCCCACCGGGCAGAAGGACCTGCAGGCCCGCTGGTACAACGACTACGGCGGCTACATCTCCATCGGCTGCGACGCGAAGCGGGTCAAGACCTGCCCCACCACCTTCGCCGACCTGCTCAAGCCGCAGTACAAGGGCCAGGTCGCCCTCAACGGCAACCCCACCAAGTCCGGTTCGGCCTTCGGCGGTGTCTACGCGGCCTCGCTCGCCAGCGGCGGCTCCTTCGACGACATCCAGCCCGGCCTCGACTTCTTCGCCAAGATCAAGAAGAACGGCAACTACACGCCCGTCGAGTCGACCCCGGCCACCGTCGAGAAGGGCGAGACGCCGATCAGCATCGACTGGGACTACCTGAACGCCGGGTACGCCGACGAGTTCACGTCCAAGGGCGTCGACTGGAAGGTGTCGGTGCCCAGCGACGGCCAGTTCTCGCAGTACTACTCCCAGGCCGTCAACAAGGACGCCCCGCACCCTGCGGCCGCCCGCCTGTGGCAGGAGTACCTCTACAGCACCGAGGGCCAGAACCTGTGGCTCAAGGGATACGCCCGCCCGGCCCTGATGACCGCCATGGAGAAGGCCGGCACGCTGGACAAGACAGCCGCCGCCAAGCTGCCCCAGGTCACCGGCACCCCGTCCTTCCCGACCGAGGCCCAGCAGGACAAGGCCAAGACGGTCCTCGGACAGGGCTGGGCGAAGGCCGTCTCCGGATGACGGCCACCGCCGTACGGGTGGACACGGCGCCCGCCGCGCAGGTGAAGCGGCGGCGCCGGTCCCTCGGCTGGATCGCCGTCGTCCCGCTGCTCGCGTTCGTCGCGGTCGCCTTCGGGCTGCCAGCGATCGCCATGCTGGACGGCGCCTTCACCGCCAAGAACCCGGCCACCGGAGCGACTTCGTACACCGTCGACAATCTGACGGCCTCCCTCAAGGGCGCGTATCTCACCGCGCTGCTCGGCAGCGTGAAGCTGTCGGCCGTGTCCGCCGCCCTGGCGACGCTCTTCGGTCTGCCGCTGGCGCAGGCCGTGGTGTCCTCCCGCTTCCGCGGGCTGCGCGAGGCCGTGCTCACCGCGTCCGGAGTCCTCGCCAACTTCGGCGGAGTCCCGCTGGCCTTCGCCTTCGTCGCCACGCTCGGCAACGCCGGCGTGCTGACCCGGCAGCTGGGCCTCACCGACAAAGGCTGGGACCTCTACAGCTTCTGGGGCCTCGTCATCGTCTACCTGTACTTCCTGATCCCCCTCATGGTGCTCACGATCACCCCCGCCCTGGACGGACTGCGCACCCAGTGGCGCGAGGCGGCACAGAACAACGGGGCGACGGGCACGCAGTACTGGCGCTTTGTCGCCCTGCCCGTCCTGCTGCCCACGCTTCTCGGCGGGTTCGTGCTGCTCTTCGGCAGCGCCTTCGCCGCGTACGCCACCGCCGCCGCGATGGTGGGCAGCTCCATCCCGCTGGTCACCCTCCAGATCGCCGACGCGATCTCCGGCAACGTGCTCGTCGGCCAGGAGAACGTGGCGCTCGCCCTCAGCCTCGACATGGTCCTGGTCGCCGGCCTGGTCATGGCCGTCTACCTGCCCCTGCAGCGGAGGAGTGCGCGATGGCTCGCCTGAACCTGTGGCGGTGGGGCGTGCTGGGCCTCGCCGGACTGTATTTCCTGGTGCCGCTCGCCGCGTCCGTCGTCTTCACCGTCGACGTGCCTGGCCAGGGGAT
Encoded proteins:
- a CDS encoding ABC transporter permease — its product is MTATAVRVDTAPAAQVKRRRRSLGWIAVVPLLAFVAVAFGLPAIAMLDGAFTAKNPATGATSYTVDNLTASLKGAYLTALLGSVKLSAVSAALATLFGLPLAQAVVSSRFRGLREAVLTASGVLANFGGVPLAFAFVATLGNAGVLTRQLGLTDKGWDLYSFWGLVIVYLYFLIPLMVLTITPALDGLRTQWREAAQNNGATGTQYWRFVALPVLLPTLLGGFVLLFGSAFAAYATAAAMVGSSIPLVTLQIADAISGNVLVGQENVALALSLDMVLVAGLVMAVYLPLQRRSARWLA
- a CDS encoding ABC transporter substrate-binding protein → MTVSLPRTAALGVLAALALSACGAAPDNASTTADGKNAATATSAADFGGMDKLVAAAKKEGTLNAIALPRDWANYGALIDGFTKKYGIKISVENPDGSSQDEINAVTSRKGQSRAPDVLDLGSSFALSAAQQGLLAPYKVASYGDIPTGQKDLQARWYNDYGGYISIGCDAKRVKTCPTTFADLLKPQYKGQVALNGNPTKSGSAFGGVYAASLASGGSFDDIQPGLDFFAKIKKNGNYTPVESTPATVEKGETPISIDWDYLNAGYADEFTSKGVDWKVSVPSDGQFSQYYSQAVNKDAPHPAAARLWQEYLYSTEGQNLWLKGYARPALMTAMEKAGTLDKTAAAKLPQVTGTPSFPTEAQQDKAKTVLGQGWAKAVSG